GTTGCTCTGGATCAGCCGTGTAACCGTTCTTTTGGGCGCATTGGCGAAACATGTCGAAGTTGCGCTGGAAGAAATCGATGTGGAAATATGGAATGCCCATGTAGCTCCACCGTTTGGCCGCCACGTATTCAATGGTTTCCTTGCTGCCGGCGCCGGGAATCCAAATCGGCGGATGCGGTTTTTGCAGCGGCCGCGGCCACGGGTTCACGTACTTCAGTTTCCAGTGCTTGCCGTAATGCTCAAACGGACCCGGCTCCGTCCAGGCTCGAATCACCAAATCGACCGCCTCGGAATACATGCTGCGGGCGTACGTCGGATTAATAGTGAAGCTGTAATATTCCGGGCCGCCGCCCACCACCAATCCGGCAATCAATCGTCCGCCACTGATCACATCGATCATGGCGAACTCTTCCGCCACGCGCGTCGGCGGGTTGTACAGCGGCAAGGCGTTACCAATCACGGCAATTTTCACCCGCTTGGTTTGCCGGGCGAGAATAGCGCCCATTAAGTTGGGGCTGGGCATGGTGCCGTAGGCGTTTTGATGGTGCTCGTTGATGCACACGCCGTCGAAGCCTAACTCGTCGGCCAGCACCAGCTCGTCGAGATAGCGGTTATACAGCTCGTGCCCATGCTCGGGGTCATAAATGCTGTTGGGAAGCCAGGTCCAGGCCGATTCGTACTTGGTGGAAAAATCGGCCGGCAGGCGATCCCAGGGCATCAAGTGGAAGGCGAAGAACTTCATAGGCCGGGCACAGAAAGATGCGATTGAATTTTGAAGTTTTGTAGTTTCGCAAATGCTTGCAGGCACTTCAATCCCCGGATGCCATGCAACGAAGCTTGGGCTACAATGGACGATTCGCATTCTGTTACAGAGGCTTTCCATGTCCACAGGCATTCAACCATCGAAGCCGCTTAAAAAAAAGCTGAAGCTCAATACTTATCACTTCTGGTCGCCACGGTTCTGGCACGGCATGTGTATGAGCGATTGGCTGCGGATGTTGGCGCGGGGCCGGTTCCGCATTCATCCCCTGCGGATGGCCATGGCGCTAATTATTACGCTGTGCGCCGTCATCAATTCGGCGGGGGCTTTTTTGCAGCGGCTGATTTATGGTCGTCGCATTGCCGCCACGGAAATTAAGCATCCGCCGGTGTTCATCATCGGCCATTGGCGCAGCGGAACCACCTATTTGCACGAACTGATGGTCCGCGATACGCAATTTGCGTATCCCACCTTTTACGAATGCTACGAGCCAAATCATCTGCTGATTTCCGGCTGGATTGCCCCCATTTTGCTGTGGCCCCTATTGCCGCGCAAACGACCGATGGACAACATGCCGATGGGCTGGTATCGGCCGCAGGAAGATGAGTTTGCCATTGTGGCGATGGGTGGGCCTACGCCGTATTATCGCTGTGCATTTCCGAACGAGCCGCCGCCTTTCAACGAGTTTCTCGACATGGAAGGTTGCGCGGGGGATGATTTAGAGCGCTGGAGATTCGATCTGCGGCGATTTGTTCAAATTCTGACTTTCAAAAAACAGAAGCAGTTGATGATGAAATCGCCGCCGCACACGGGCCGCATCGAAGAGCTGGCCCGGCTGTTTCCCGGAGCGAAATTCATTCATATTGTGCGCGACCCCTACGATGTTTTCCCCAGCACGCGGCGGCTATGGGTAGCCTTGGATTGGGCGCAAAGTTTTCAACACCCCAATCACAAAAATTTAGACGAGTACATTCTGGCAACTTTCGAGCGGATGTATCGGGGGTTCAACAAGCAGCGGGCTGCCATTCCCAGCAATCAAATTTGCGAGTTGAAGTACGAAGACCTGGTCCGCGATCCGCTGGGCGAAATTCGCAAAATTTACGAGCAGTTGAATTTGGGCGATTTCGACAAGGTCGCGCCCTTGATGCAAGCCCATGTCGGCTCCCAGAAAGATTACAAAACCAACAAGCACGAATTCGAGCCGGAGCTGCGCAGCGAAATCCGCCGTCGCTGGGGAGATTATTTTGAGCGCTATGGGTACGAGTGAGGCTGCGGGAGCAGCTCCAGTTCACGCCTGATGGATGCAGTATTGCCCCGGGGGTGTTCACCGGGGCTAAATGTTTTGGGCGTTTATTCCATGACGCAAGACAGCTCCAAACTTCGTGCGGATGCACTTCGTATTTGGCAAGCCGGCTTGGAAGCGGTGCGGAGTGAGCGGCTGATGCACACGGCGGTGCGGGTGGAGGGAAGCACGCTGGTCATTGGCAATGCGGCTTATGAAGCGCCAGAAGAATTTGAGCGGCTTGATTTGAATTCAGTGCGGCGGATCGCCGTGGTGGGGGCGGGCAAAGCCGGGGCGGGAATGGCGGCGGCGCTCGAGGAAATTTTGGGCCAATCGCTGATGGAGGAGAAGCAGCTTGTGGGTTGGGTGAATGTGCCGGCGGATTGTGTG
The window above is part of the Pirellulales bacterium genome. Proteins encoded here:
- a CDS encoding LLM class flavin-dependent oxidoreductase translates to MKFFAFHLMPWDRLPADFSTKYESAWTWLPNSIYDPEHGHELYNRYLDELVLADELGFDGVCINEHHQNAYGTMPSPNLMGAILARQTKRVKIAVIGNALPLYNPPTRVAEEFAMIDVISGGRLIAGLVVGGGPEYYSFTINPTYARSMYSEAVDLVIRAWTEPGPFEHYGKHWKLKYVNPWPRPLQKPHPPIWIPGAGSKETIEYVAAKRWSYMGIPYFHIDFFQRNFDMFRQCAQKNGYTADPEQLGWLLPIYVAETDEKAWAEYEKHLWYFAHNLLRGLTILPPGYTSAQSIAVIGRAKEKFLSNVKTREQVEQGAYAVVGSPATVRDRLKEHVQRLGVGNLLGLFQLGSLPADLTKKSMTLFAHEVLPALRKDLEPAAMAK
- a CDS encoding sulfotransferase — translated: MSTGIQPSKPLKKKLKLNTYHFWSPRFWHGMCMSDWLRMLARGRFRIHPLRMAMALIITLCAVINSAGAFLQRLIYGRRIAATEIKHPPVFIIGHWRSGTTYLHELMVRDTQFAYPTFYECYEPNHLLISGWIAPILLWPLLPRKRPMDNMPMGWYRPQEDEFAIVAMGGPTPYYRCAFPNEPPPFNEFLDMEGCAGDDLERWRFDLRRFVQILTFKKQKQLMMKSPPHTGRIEELARLFPGAKFIHIVRDPYDVFPSTRRLWVALDWAQSFQHPNHKNLDEYILATFERMYRGFNKQRAAIPSNQICELKYEDLVRDPLGEIRKIYEQLNLGDFDKVAPLMQAHVGSQKDYKTNKHEFEPELRSEIRRRWGDYFERYGYE